In Quercus robur chromosome 11, dhQueRobu3.1, whole genome shotgun sequence, the following proteins share a genomic window:
- the LOC126705960 gene encoding calmodulin-like protein 30 yields MSKMSFLEIQYNLSKRKFLRKPSHLFSFRDRQSSGLKLAFEPNLDEMKQVFDKFDSNRDGKISQQEYKAMLRAMGKDHMIGDVPNIFKVVDLDGDGFINFKEFMDVQKKGGGVRTLDIQGAFRTFDLNGDGKISPDEVLAMLRKLGERCTIEDCKRMVRAVDTDGDGMVNMDEFMTMMTQNMQHG; encoded by the coding sequence ATGTCGAAGATGAGCTTCCTAGAAATCCAATATAACCTCTCCAAAAGAAAGTTCTTGCGAAAGCCATCCCATTTGTTCTCCTTTCGGGATAGGCAAAGCTCAGGCTTAAAACTTGCTTTCGAGCCGAATTTAGATGAGATGAAGCAAGTGTTTGATAAGTTTGATTCCAACAGAGATGGGAAGATTTCTCAGCAAGAGTACAAGGCCATGTTGAGAGCTATGGGAAAAGACCACATGATTGGAGATGTGCCAAATATTTTCAAAGTGGTTGATTTGGATGGTGatggttttattaatttcaaagaGTTCATGGATGTCCAAAAGAAAGGTGGTGGGGTTAGAACTTTGGACATACAGGGTGCATTTCGAACGTTTGATTTGAATGGTGATGGGAAAATAAGCCCAGATGAAGTTTTAGCCATGTTAAGGAAGCTTGGGGAGAGATGCACCATAGAGGACTGCAAGAGAATGGTGAGAGCAGTGGACACTGATGGAGATGGTATGGTTAACATGGATGAATTCATGACTATGATGACTCAGAACATGCAGCATGGTTAG
- the LOC126705959 gene encoding protein disulfide-isomerase SCO2 has product MFVTNPSSLFFSAKLSALRCRASAADINPTGPTFPRKWFQFPSISASPADISIGIGIDSDSAANDGPARRAGKNGGQVNAKEKNWSRDRESYLTDDSDALPLPMTYPDSSPVPPEVVDQRLRCNPVFEDCKEVVYEWTGKCRSCQGSGLVSYYNKRGKETICKCIPCQGIGYVQKITARTDIEVMEDLDNGKPP; this is encoded by the exons ATGTTCGTCACAAACCCTagctccctcttcttctcagCCAAGCTCTCCGCCCTCCGCTGCCGAGCCTCCGCCGCCGACATAAATCCGACGGGCCCCACATTCCCTCGCAAATGGTTCCAATTCCCCTCCATCTCCGCCTCCCCCGCCGATATCTCCATCGGAATCGGAATCGACTCCGACTCTGCCGCTAACGACGGCCCGGCTCGGCGCGCCGGCAAAAATGGCGGCCAAGTGAATGCGAAAGAGAAGAATTGGTCGCGTGACAGAGAGAGCTACTTGACTGACGATAGCGACGCTCTTCCACTGCCAATGACTTATCCTGATTCTTCTCCGGTCCCACCCGAAGTTGTCGATCAACGGCTCCGATGCAATCCTGTATTTGAG GACTGTAAGGAAGTCGTGTACGAATGGACTGGAAAGTGTCGAAGTTGCCAAGGATCAGGACTTGTCAGCTATTAtaataaaagaggaaaagagacTATCTGCAAATGCATACCTTGTCAGGGAATag GATATGTGCAGAAGATAACAGCTCGCACGGACATTGAAGTAATGGAGGATTTGGATAATGGAAAACCACCATGA